The Longimicrobiaceae bacterium genome has a segment encoding these proteins:
- a CDS encoding tetratricopeptide repeat protein has product MRAVLRAAAVAVLLACAPAAHAQGPGAAPSPTPPRPALPDTADPNEWSSYYNRGVRLAQVWDSVPAADAAFYWAGRLDPSRPEPLQGRWVAFWLRHQGILFGGDRAAFRRPEVLAADSLRWRATLRNPFFSRNLDMLIYAHVAPFTGVDRWMRAMLTYANGSYAEAARLAGAALRSDKKYEMSLREVRQLSFAAANQLDSARVETQRMLDLSRARDERERVLVYEGKELLAYELGLIDAARGDLRGAREVLANALVENMAFYPAHTALADVALATGDTATALAEYAQAVILAPDDPLVRFRYGGLLLHTASYAEAAMQLRIASRAEPWWPEASLNLGVALEASGDNAGALDAYTQFVAHAPRRMAASVTQIQERIAALAPAADTTAAATSPSPDHP; this is encoded by the coding sequence GTGCGAGCCGTTCTCCGTGCCGCCGCCGTCGCCGTGCTTCTCGCCTGCGCACCCGCCGCGCATGCCCAGGGGCCTGGCGCCGCGCCGTCCCCAACGCCGCCGCGGCCCGCGCTGCCGGACACGGCGGATCCGAACGAGTGGTCGTCGTACTACAACCGCGGCGTCAGGCTGGCGCAGGTGTGGGACAGCGTGCCCGCAGCCGATGCGGCGTTCTACTGGGCCGGCCGCCTGGACCCGAGCCGCCCGGAGCCGCTCCAGGGCCGGTGGGTGGCGTTCTGGCTGCGCCACCAGGGCATCCTGTTCGGCGGCGATCGTGCGGCGTTCCGCCGTCCCGAGGTCCTGGCCGCCGATTCGCTCCGGTGGCGGGCCACGCTGCGCAACCCGTTCTTCTCGCGCAACCTGGACATGCTGATCTACGCCCACGTCGCCCCCTTCACCGGGGTGGACAGGTGGATGCGAGCGATGCTCACGTACGCCAACGGCAGCTACGCCGAAGCCGCCAGGCTGGCGGGCGCCGCGCTCCGGTCCGATAAGAAGTACGAGATGTCGCTCCGCGAGGTACGGCAGCTCTCCTTCGCCGCGGCGAACCAGCTGGACAGCGCGCGCGTGGAGACGCAGCGGATGCTGGACTTGTCGCGCGCCCGCGACGAGCGCGAGCGGGTGCTGGTGTACGAGGGCAAGGAGCTGCTGGCGTACGAGCTGGGCCTGATCGACGCAGCCCGGGGCGACCTGCGCGGCGCGCGCGAGGTGCTGGCGAACGCGCTGGTGGAGAACATGGCCTTCTACCCGGCTCACACCGCCCTCGCCGACGTGGCGCTCGCGACGGGCGACACCGCCACCGCGCTGGCCGAGTACGCGCAGGCGGTGATCCTCGCGCCCGACGACCCGCTGGTGCGCTTCCGCTACGGCGGCCTGCTGCTGCACACCGCCAGCTACGCCGAAGCCGCCATGCAGCTCCGCATCGCCAGCCGCGCCGAGCCGTGGTGGCCCGAGGCGTCGCTCAACTTGGGCGTCGCGCTCGAAGCATCGGGCGACAACGCCGGCGCTCTGGATGCCTACACGCAGTTCGTCGCACATGCCCCCCGCCGCATGGCCGCATCCGTGACGCAGATCCAGGAGCGCATCGCCGCCCTCGCTCCCGCCGCAGACACCACGGCCGCCGCTACGTCACCGTCGCCGGACCATCCGTAG